A single region of the Nicotiana sylvestris chromosome 6, ASM39365v2, whole genome shotgun sequence genome encodes:
- the LOC138871276 gene encoding uncharacterized protein: MSLPPYQSEGVIRCPCVKCDCMKFKKLEEVKLHLYRKGFIENYFVWTNHEEIDGSRGIFLNMVVGESSRSVENTNLDSRIEYMVADVFGMHFGCEPTENVEQTPNDDAKCFYEQLEEASRPLRDGNLHSKLSVAVRLLSIRSDWNISQAAMNSFIDLMSELVDTKINLPGDFYKAKRLPRFKRLSSGNMVIIKVMHYLPLIPRLKRFYVSMSSAPHMRWHFENRRPPGVMCHPSNGQDWKHYDRTYQDFVSEPRNIRLGLCADGFMNFSISVTPYSCWFVFLTPYNLPLELCMTNPYTFLNCIIPGPRNSKSLTDVYLQPLIDKLKQLWYDGVETYDISTKKNLNLRANLMLTINDFPAYGMLSGWMIAGKLACPYCMEISKVFTLKNGRKQSWFDCHRQFLPRDHEFRRMKNAFKNNKMEYDSPPPILSGEEIWERVQNFSKATKASPYKFCGYGVTHNWTKQSIFWELPYWKDNLLCHNLDVMNIEKNYSDNLFNTVMDVTCKTKDNLKARMDLQEYCRRPELYMQTTYNGKVFKTKASYIFTLDER, translated from the exons atgtcacttccaccataccaaagtgaaggagtaattaggtgcccttgtgtcAAGTGCGATTGTATGAAGTTTAAAAAACTGGAGGAAGTTAAGCTTCATCTTTATAGGAAGGGGTTTATAGagaattactttgtgtggactaatcatgaAGAGATCGATGGTAGCCGTGGGATATTTCTTAACATGGttgttggtgaaagtagtaggtcggtgGAGAATACAAATCTTGACTCTAGAATAGAGTATATGGTTGCAGATGTTTTTGGGATGCACTTTGGCTGTGAGCCCactgaaaatgttgaacaaactcctaatgatgacgCAAAATGTTTTTATGAACAattagaggaagctagtcgtccactacgtGATGGAAATCTCCACTCTAAGttgtctgttgcagttagattactaagtatcagatctgattggaatatttctcaagcagccatgaactctttcattgaccttatgagtgaactagttgACACTAAAATCAATttacctggtgatttctataaggcaaagagattg cctcgtttcaagaggctttccagcggGAATATGGTCATTATAAAGGtgatgcattatttacctcttatacctaggttaaagaggttCTATGTGTCAatgagttctgctcctcatatgagatggcactttgaaaatagaagaccacctggtgttatgtgtcatccttcaAATGGACAAGATTGGAAGCACTATGATAGGACATATCAAGATTTTGttagtgaaccaaggaacattcggttaggtTTGTGTGCGGATGGCTTCATGAATTTTTCTATATCTGTGACACCATATTCTTGTTGGTTtgtctttcttacaccttataatctaccacTTGAGTTGTGTATGACTAATCCATATAcattcttaaattgtattatccccggTCCGCGTAATTCGAAAAGTTTGACtgatgtatatttgcaacctttgattgatAAGCTAAAGCAATTGTGGTAtgatggtgttgaaacatatgacatatcaaccaagaAGAATTTAaatttgcgtgctaatttaatgtTGACTATTAACGATTTTCCAGcgtatggaatgttgtctgggtggatgattgctgggaagctagcttgtccttactgcatggaaaTTAGTAAAGTGTTCACTTTGAAAAAtggccgaaagcaatcatggtttgattgtcacCGTCAATTCTTGCCTCGtgatcatgagtttagaaggatgaaaaatgcattcaaaaataataaaatggaatatgattctccacctccaatactttcaggtgaggaaatttgggagagggtccagaacttcagtaaagCTACTAAGGCTTCACCTTATAAATTCTGCGGAtatggtgttactcataattggacgaaacagagtatattttgggagttgccttattggaaggataatcttctctgtcacaaccttgatgtcatgaatattgagaagaattattctgacaatttgttcaacacagtgatggatgttACATGTAAGACAAAAGATAACCTgaaggctagaatggacttacaagaatattgcaggcgGCCTGAATTATACATGCAGACAACATATAATGGTAAGGTGTTCAAGACCAAAGCAAGTTACATATTCACTTTGGATGAAAGATGA